One Hypnocyclicus thermotrophus DNA segment encodes these proteins:
- the metA gene encoding homoserine O-acetyltransferase MetA gives MPIVIPKKLPAHDILSNENIFIMNEERSNHQDIRPLKILILNLMPTKIETETQLLRLLGNTPLQTEITLLKTATYQSKNTSKEHLESFYKTFKEIKEHQFDGLIITGAPVETLEFEEVEYWEELTKIMDYANKNVTSTLHICWGAQAGLYYNYGIKKYELKEKQFGVFKHDIYVKNTKLLRGFDDVFYAPHSRHTTVKIEDINNHKDLILLTESKEAGAHIITSKNGKHIFITGHSEYDKDTLKKEYERDIKRGIDIKIPKNYFIDDNPNNDILVTWRAHAHLLFSNWLNYYVYQETPYILK, from the coding sequence ATGCCAATAGTTATTCCTAAAAAACTACCAGCACATGATATTTTATCAAATGAAAATATATTTATAATGAATGAAGAAAGGTCAAACCATCAAGATATAAGACCATTAAAAATACTTATATTAAATCTAATGCCGACAAAAATAGAAACTGAAACACAACTTCTTAGATTGTTAGGAAATACACCGCTTCAAACAGAAATAACATTATTAAAAACAGCTACTTATCAATCAAAAAATACATCAAAAGAGCATCTAGAAAGTTTTTATAAAACCTTTAAAGAGATAAAAGAACATCAATTTGATGGACTTATTATTACAGGAGCGCCTGTTGAAACCTTAGAATTTGAAGAAGTAGAATATTGGGAAGAACTTACAAAGATAATGGATTACGCAAATAAAAATGTAACTTCAACACTACATATATGTTGGGGAGCTCAAGCAGGACTTTATTATAATTATGGAATAAAAAAATATGAGTTAAAAGAAAAACAATTTGGAGTGTTTAAACATGATATTTATGTAAAAAACACAAAACTTTTAAGAGGATTTGATGATGTATTTTATGCTCCACATTCTAGACATACAACAGTAAAAATAGAGGATATAAATAATCATAAAGATTTGATATTACTTACAGAATCAAAAGAAGCAGGAGCACATATAATAACTTCAAAGAATGGAAAGCATATATTTATCACAGGACATTCAGAATATGATAAAGATACTTTAAAAAAAGAGTATGAGAGAGATATAAAAAGAGGAATTGATATAAAAATTCCTAAAAATTATTTTATAGACGATAATCCTAATAATGATATATTAGTTACTTGGAGAGCACATGCTCATTTATTATTTTCAAATTGGTTAAATTACTATGTATATCAAGAAACACCATATATATTAAAATAA
- the pflA gene encoding pyruvate formate-lyase-activating protein: MNIKGRLHSYETCGTVDGPGIRFVVFMQGCPLKCKYCHNPDTWDINKAKYERSVEEVLYEIKKYKNFIYPKGGVTITGGEPLVQLEFVKELLKECKKEGLHTAIDTSGYIFNDKVKEVLKYVDLVLLDIKCMDEKEYLDLTSVKLDNTLKFAKYLSEINKKIWIRHVLVPGITDRDNYLHKLGEFCQNLKTVDLVEILPFHKMGEYKWKELGMEYKLYKVDSPTFERVENSKNIMKEYGLNVR; this comes from the coding sequence ATGAATATAAAAGGCAGACTTCACTCATATGAAACATGTGGTACTGTAGATGGACCAGGGATAAGATTTGTAGTATTTATGCAAGGTTGTCCTTTAAAATGTAAATATTGTCATAATCCAGATACATGGGATATAAATAAGGCAAAATATGAAAGAAGTGTAGAAGAAGTATTATATGAAATAAAAAAATATAAAAACTTTATTTATCCTAAAGGTGGAGTAACAATAACAGGTGGAGAACCGTTAGTTCAATTAGAATTTGTTAAAGAGTTATTAAAAGAATGTAAAAAAGAAGGGTTACATACTGCTATAGATACAAGTGGATATATTTTTAATGACAAAGTAAAAGAAGTTCTTAAATATGTAGATTTAGTACTTTTAGATATAAAATGTATGGATGAAAAGGAATATTTAGATTTGACTTCTGTTAAGCTTGATAATACACTTAAATTTGCAAAATATTTATCAGAAATAAATAAAAAAATATGGATAAGACATGTGCTAGTACCAGGAATAACAGATAGAGATAATTATTTACATAAATTAGGTGAATTTTGCCAAAATTTAAAAACAGTGGATTTAGTAGAGATTTTACCATTTCATAAAATGGGAGAATATAAATGGAAAGAACTTGGAATGGAATACAAACTTTATAAAGTAGATTCTCCTACATTTGAAAGAGTCGAAAACTCTAAAAATATTATGAAAGAATACGGATTAAATGTAAGATAA
- a CDS encoding DUF2721 domain-containing protein: MRITLTTPAIIFSTISLLLLAYTNRFLAIASLIRNLHDKKKEENKTTYIIESQINSLKKRIKLIRDMQFLAILSLFFCVFSMFLIFFDKILYGEILFVISLIFLMLSLIYSAIEINLSVIALNIQLSECVGEECERKNS, encoded by the coding sequence ATGAGAATAACATTAACAACACCAGCTATTATATTTTCTACAATATCACTTTTGCTTTTAGCATATACAAATAGATTTCTTGCAATAGCTTCACTTATAAGAAATTTACATGACAAAAAAAAAGAAGAAAATAAAACAACATATATTATAGAATCACAAATAAATTCTTTAAAAAAAAGAATAAAACTCATTAGAGATATGCAATTTTTAGCAATATTATCATTATTTTTTTGTGTGTTTTCTATGTTTTTAATATTTTTTGATAAAATATTATATGGAGAAATATTATTTGTAATTTCATTAATATTTTTAATGTTATCTCTTATATATTCAGCAATAGAAATAAATTTATCTGTAATAGCACTTAATATACAACTTAGTGAGTGTGTGGGAGAAGAATGCGAGAGAAAAAATAGTTGA
- a CDS encoding DUF2721 domain-containing protein yields the protein MLDINIYSYIFSGISLLMTTYVDRFNKISVLIREKIDKKDRFKIEILYKRINYIKRIMFFSIFSLIFDILTILSNIFIEKIVLYFFIVSIINILIAFYYLIKEILLSNEYTFSYLEK from the coding sequence ATGTTAGATATTAATATATATTCTTATATTTTTTCTGGAATTTCTCTTTTAATGACAACGTATGTGGATAGATTTAATAAGATATCAGTTCTTATAAGAGAAAAAATAGATAAAAAAGATAGATTTAAAATAGAAATATTATATAAAAGAATAAATTATATAAAAAGAATAATGTTTTTTTCTATATTTTCTTTAATATTTGATATTTTAACAATATTATCAAATATATTTATAGAAAAAATAGTTTTATATTTTTTTATAGTATCTATAATAAATATATTAATAGCTTTTTATTATTTAATAAAAGAGATATTATTAAGTAATGAATACACATTTTCTTATTTAGAAAAATAA